In Synechococcus sp. Nb3U1, one DNA window encodes the following:
- the pflA gene encoding pyruvate formate-lyase-activating protein produces MDTVINTLTPITGRIHSIETCGTVDGPGIRFVIFTQGCPLRCLYCHNPDCRDPYAGTAVTVEELISEVKTYQPYLRKGGVTVTGGEPLMQPEFVAEIFRRCHELGLHTALDTSGYVQLEAAKPVLEHTDLVLLDIKSYEPNLYRKVTSVALEPTLQFARYLAEIGKPAWIRFVLVPGLTDPEENVKGLSQFVASLSNVERVEVLPFHKMGEYKWQQLGLAYVLKDVDPPTPEQVNKVLQTFRDQGLIAV; encoded by the coding sequence ATGGATACTGTGATCAACACCCTTACCCCCATCACGGGACGCATTCACTCCATCGAAACCTGTGGTACTGTTGATGGCCCCGGGATTCGCTTTGTGATTTTCACTCAGGGCTGTCCACTGCGCTGTTTGTACTGCCATAACCCCGATTGTCGGGATCCCTATGCAGGGACAGCAGTAACTGTCGAAGAGCTAATTTCTGAGGTGAAAACGTATCAACCCTATTTACGCAAGGGAGGTGTAACGGTGACGGGGGGTGAGCCTCTGATGCAGCCGGAGTTTGTGGCAGAGATCTTCCGTCGCTGCCATGAATTAGGGTTACATACAGCCTTGGACACTTCTGGTTATGTCCAGCTTGAAGCGGCAAAACCTGTCCTAGAACACACCGACTTGGTGTTGCTCGACATCAAATCCTATGAGCCCAATCTCTACCGCAAAGTAACCAGCGTTGCCCTAGAGCCTACCTTGCAGTTTGCTCGTTATTTAGCTGAGATCGGTAAGCCCGCCTGGATCCGATTTGTCTTGGTGCCAGGGCTGACGGATCCCGAAGAAAATGTGAAAGGTCTGTCTCAATTTGTAGCCAGTTTATCCAATGTGGAGCGGGTGGAGGTCTTGCCTTTTCACAAGATGGGGGAATACAAATGGCAGCAATTGGGTCTAGCTTATGTCCTAAAAGATGTGGATCCGCCTACGCCCGAACAGGTGAACAAGGTTTTACAAACATTTCGGGATCAAGGATTGATAGCGGTCTAA